Part of the Bacillus sp. N1-1 genome, GTAATAAGCACCTGCAATGACAAAAGGAACTTGCTGTAGCGCTTGTGGAATACGGTACGCTACTGCAAACAACCCTACCTGTGCTAAAGAAATGGTTTGTTCAAGAAGGATTGGACCCAATTGAGGCGTTAATACAAATAGAAATCCAGCAATCGTAAACGGCCATATTTCTTTTAAAAGACCTTTATGAAATGAACTTCGGAAAACAAACGTCATATTCTTCCAAACGAGGTAGAGCGCAAACAGTCCAGCTATTAAATAAGAGCATCCATATAACGTATAGATGAATACGGGGTTAATTGAGAATAGCATTCCTAATAAAACAACTGAAACAAGTAAGATGGAAGAAGTGATCCGAATGAGACCCGTTAAATGCATCTTCTCAATGACTTGAAAATAAGCCGTTCCAATGCTTTGCAGTGTTAACCCACTCACCATTGGAATTAATAAGTAATACGCTGCTTGCACCAATTCAGGATGATCAGAATAAAACAGGTGAATAATCCCAAAACCAATGATCAAGGTACCTCCTAAAAGGAGAAGCCTTAGTTTTAAATAAGATGTGATGACCACTGGGATATTTGCAATATTTGCTGACCCTTCTCGTACGACGATGCGACTTAAACCAGCATCCGTAAAATAGCCCATGATCATGGCGAAAGCAAGTACAACGCTAAACAAACCGTAATGATAGGACTCAAGATAGGAAGCAAGAACGATAAGGGATATAGCATTTAAACCACTTGCAAAAACAGTGCTATAAAACAGATGAAGGATATTTTTTATAATTGAATTTCGTTTAACAGTTCCCATCAGGATTCACCCTATGCGTAACAAAATTTATGTTTTTTGATAAATCACGCCAACGATCGGTTTGTCAGCTTTCTTATATGCTTCAACAATGTGCTTTATTTCTTCCATCTTATCTTTCTTTTCCTTCACCATCAGAAGAGCACCGTCACATGTCGTTAATAAGATGGAAAGTGGAGGTGAGTGCGGCGGCGTTTGGATAAGAACAAGATCATACATCGTTCGCCATTTGGTTAACTCTTTTTCGTAGTTCTTTGAAAGTCTACGACCAGCTACCTCTCCTTCTGATCCCGCTGCTAATAATGAAAGTCCCTCTACTCCTGTTTGTCTCGTTAACTGCTCTGATGGAATCCCTCTCAATAGAAGATCGGCTAATCCCGTCTGAGATGGCATTCGAAACCACTCATGTACGGTAGGACATTCGAAATCACTATCAACAAGCAGGACATTTTTCCCCCGATCCGCCATTGCTTTGGCTACTTCACTCGTTACGATCGATCGACTTCTTTCCTTTCCAGGTGAGGTAACCATCAGTATGAGGGACTGTCGCGTTAGCGTTTGCTCGATTTTTGAACAGAGCGCATCCATCTGACTATGAAAATGCTTATTCTTTTGGATTGATTCAGTTACTAGTGTTTGATTGGGCATGAATCTTACCTCCTTTCTTATTGAATACCTCACGCTTTCGACGCATCTTCCTATTCAAACGTGCGTATTTTTTATCATTTAACGTTAGCTCACCAATAACAGGTAATCCAAGTGACCATTCAATCTCTTTCGCATCCTGTAACGTATCATCAAAGTAGTCACGTAGCATCGCTAAACCAATCCCTACAAGTAGTCCAACCGTTAACCCAATTGCCATGTTGAGTGTTGAACTCCCAACTTCCTTAGATCCACTATCGTTCTTACTTAACACTTCGACATCGCGTATGTTTAACAATTCACCCATTTTGTCAACAGATGCCGTAGCCGTTGCTTGGGCAATTAATTTGGCTCTGTCTGGATCCAAGTCTTGGACTGAAATGGTGATAATTTGTGAATTCTGGCTATTGGTAACGGCTATACTCTCTGAAAGGTCTTCCTCTGTCACCTTCATATCGCGCTTGACCTGATCAAAAACGACGGAGCTACTAATCAAGTCCATCGAAGAAGCCATTAAGCGACTCACTCTCTGCGTATCCGCTACCGTCTCTTCATCATTTAACGAACCAATAAAGATAAACTCCTGCGCTTCATAAGTCGGTTCAATAAAATAAAGCGTTGCTACAGCCGAAATTCCAAAAAACACAATGGCTGTTACCAGGATAGTTAGAAATCTTTTTTTCATAATCGACAAAAATCGTTTTAAATCCATTCTCTCGTCCATCGTTACCTCCACAACAATAGAATTTCAATTAGTAAATCCCCTTGAATGTTCACTATAAAGAACACATCTGCAGACACGCTATTTTTATCAGCTATCCCCTGGTGAGTCACTTGAGCCCCTTTTGTTCTTTTTAAAGAATGTACTTAAATAGTAAATCTTTATCAATTGATTGAAAACCGTTAAATACCACCAAAAAGAACCCTTTCGACACGATTTTCTACGTATCCCTAACGATATCACGTTTTCTCTTACATTTGCGTTCATTATATAGAACAAAATTGTAACTAGAGACACAAGACTATGTAACTACTCTAGCAGGTGTGCCGTACGCTTTTTGACCATCAAGAATTTCACGAGTAACGGTCGATCCTGCTCCTATGATACACCAGCTCCCGACGGTACATGATGGAACAATAACTGTTCCTGCTCCAATATGGGTTCCTTCACCAATCGTGACGTTCCCCGTTAAGGTTGAACCTGGCGAGATGTGAGCATAATCCCCTATTACATTATCATGTTCTACAATCGAACCCGTATTAAGAATCGCATGGGAGCCAATGGTACTATCAGCCTGTACAACACTTCTTGCCATTATAACTGTTCCAAGCCCTATGCTAGCTTTAGGACTAACAATGGCTGATTCATGAATCAACGTAATGTATCGTTCTTTTGGTAGAGCTAACTTATGTACAACACTTTTACGTGATTCATTATCGCCTATTCCGATGATGAAGAAAGTATCTCCTTCAAGTGATAACTCCATTCCATAGCGGATTGGTCCATACGAAACACCATTTCGTATCGTTACTTCTTCATAACGATCGTCCAGAATCGCTACTAGCTTCAACTCCTTACTCATTAAAACAATATCCTGAATGACTTTACTATGCCCACCATGCCCAATGATGACAATTTTCTTCATTTTTCTCCCCCCATATCTATCAATTCGTCTTGGGATAAAGAATTCCTACACACTTCTACAGAATTAAAAGAAAACCAATCAAATTGATTGGCTTCTGATTAAGGAGTAGGAAAATTCTTTGTAGCATCATCCAGCATGAGCACCCAATCGTTCCTTCTTCCAGATGTAGGCGCTGTAAATGTTCGAACACCGGTAGTGGCAAATGATCCAGCAGATGTTGTCGTACCATTCCTCGGATTAAACCAGTATGCTTTCGCGGTTCCGCCACTCACTTTGTCCATCTTAACGGCAATCGATCCGCCATATGGAGAATAAACAAAGACATATGAACCGTCTGCAGCACGTGTCGCCACCTGGTAAGCACCTCCTTGCTGATTCGTTGAGAGAATCCCCTGATCCGGTACACGCTCTAATAGTGGTCTGCTTACCATCAACCTCTTAAGATACGCCATCTGCATGGCCCCAGGACTATCGAGCGCATCAAACCAGTTTGTATTGGCACCGATCCATGGTGGATAGAGGGATTGGACATACATTTGCCAGATATCATTATGACCATAAGTAATTCCAAAAGCACCTGAAAACAACGCCCAGTATTGTGCCTGTCTGACATCAAAATCCGTTAGTCGAGGATTACTCGTGTTAAAGTTATTCGGAATATCTTCGTAGCGGTTCTCTGCATCAAGCGTTGGCTTTGGAGGTGTTAACTGCCAATCTCTTAAAATAGGTTGATAGTTAGGAGAGTCAAAAACTTGATTCGTTTGGTTTGAGTTAAAGTTAATCATCGGTATACCGTTAGCTAACGTAGTAGTATGCAAATATTTCGAGGACTGAGAACGAGGATGGTATGTTCTTAAGAAACGTCCTCCATCTCCGTCCACAATACCCTGGGCCATTGTTTGATAAATGGAAATGTAATCAAAAGACCCCGGTACAGCAGGATCACCATCTCCACCAAGCATCCATATGATATTGTCCTTGTCTTTGTAACGTTTCCCTAAGAAATTCCCGTGAAAATAAGCTTTGTTTTTCGCTTCTTGTAGCCCCTGATTATTTGTAGCAGGATTGAACATCGGATTTGGAAATCCTCTTGACTCCCCCTCAAGCTCAGCACTTCCCCACATCGTAAGCATGACGATGTAAATGCCTTTTTCCTTCGCTTTATCAACAATCCAGTCCACATGCTGATAATACGCTTCATTCGGTTGGTAGAGATTATTATTTAAAATCGCTTTATTCCCGTAGATGTTAGGAGCCGTATTGAATCGTTCAAACTGCGTGACGACAACTGCCTGTACAGCATTAAAGCCTTTTTGTTTTCGATTATCCAAATAGCGCTCTGCCTGCTCTCGAGTTGTTCTTCCAAATAACTCCCATGCTGTATCCGCCATATAGAAAAAGGGTGTGCCATCTTCATGAATTAAATAATGTCCGTTACTGCTTACTTTTAAATCGCCATGACGAAAGGGCTCTATTTCAGTTGGGGGATCGGGAGGATCAGGATTAGTTGATCCTGTAGTGGTGAGCATTGGGTTGCGGAACACAAACGTCCCAGTCGAGGTGCCGTTGGATAAACCAATCCGAAGACTTCTTGTGCTACTTTTGGTGGTGAACTCCCCGCTCGAGGATCCTGTTAAAAATCCTTCTGTACCTGATTGGTTTCGTTCGAAGATAAAAACCGTTCCGTTATTAAGGTTTTCTACGCTAAAACGATACAATTGATTCGCGGTTACCGGAAATACAAGATCATAGACTCGCCACGGAGCATCTGCCTGAATCGTAATTTGATCCTGTCCCGTGACCGAAATTTGCTGCGGGCTATTATTGACCCACATGCCGTCGCTTAGGTCTGGTAGTAAGTCCTGTTCAGCGCCTACTTGTTCTAAGAAAGGATTGCGAAACACAAACGCTCCAGAAGTTAGCGTGCCATTTGATAACCCAATCCGCAAACTATCGGTCGTCCCTTTCGTCGTAAACGTCTCGTTCGATCCACCACTCAAATACGTTTCAACACCATTGCTTCTTTCAAATATAAAAACAGTCCCATTGCTCGATCGATCAATGGAAAAAGAATACTCTGTATTTCCCTGAACGGGTACAACGATGTCACATACGTGCCACTGAGCAACGGCGGAAATCGTAATTTCGTTGACACCAGAATTCTGGATTTGCGCAGTACTATGTTTGATCCACTGACTGCTTGAAAGACTCGGTAATAGATTCATTGCTTGTCTCCTTTCCTTGTTTGCTCTATCTTATGTGAAAGTAGGGAAAGAGGAAGGTGCAGGAGTCTAAACAGCTATGGATATATAACACTAAATTAGTAAAAATCCTCTAGTTGCTACAACTCTAGAGGATTTTGATAAATATGCAGTTAATAGTAGGTAAGCAAACGTTTGTTTAAATTCAAAAGTTTGTAATTAATATTCGAATACTAGGTGATTTTTCCCGAGTCCCGAGTATTAAATAGGTACAGCACTCGTTAAACTTTGGGTGAATTACAAAAATCCTTCCCAATGGTAAGAATCATGAATTTCTGATCGTATTTTGTCTAAGGTATAGTGGGGACGGTTCTGCTGATTCACACCCATAAACAAAAAGAGCCCAGGCAAACTAACCATTTTATAATCAGTTTCCTGGGTTTCTTTTTGAAAGGTATTTGTGGAAACTTTATTTGGAAATGAATCACGAGAACCGTCCCCATGATTCATCATGATTCATGAAACTACATAAAACAAATCTGAACACCTGCAACAAATGAGTCCCCTAATCCTATAGTATATTTAGGCTTATCGATATACTTTGTTGGAACTATTATTGTCTCACTAGCATAATTACTCTCAGCAACTATTTTTTTATTGTACATTCCTATTTTGCTAAGTGGAAGCTCTAACAGTTTTGATATCTGTTTCTTAGTTCCATAAGAACCAACCATAGCTTTTGTAGTTGCAAGCATATTTCCGTAAATAAGACCGTTTTCGATATCAACTTCAAGCTTATCTCCTACATACATAGAATAATCTTTTGTATGTACAATTACACCTTGATTAATTTTGAAATTCTCTTTAATATATTTTATCCCTTCTACACAAGAAATGATGTTATCAACGTTAATAGGGAAGTTATACATCGCAAGTATATGGGCTAATTCTTCTTCATTCATACAGACAATATCCACTTCTGAATATATGGTTTCCATACAAAACTTCTTTATATTATTCGAGTGGTAATGTGCGTCTTCAAAGAATACAACTCCTGATTCATTAATAGCCTTATATTTTTTTATATGTCGTTTTACAAACTCTAACCGTTCCTGTAAAACCTCTTTATCTTTAATGGCATTGAAACTAGAGAGTACATTACTACTGATATCTTTTGCATTTCTCTCAATATAATTAAAATATGGTTTTGAGAAAGGGACTGTTTCGTTAACAGTAATTTTTGTAAGGATTAGGCGATTTGATACTGGTATGACTAACTCTTGATCTAATAAGCGAATAACATCACCTTTTTTAAATTGTATAATGTAATGTATTTCTTGTTTAGCTTTTGATGTCACTTGGTTCGTATGAATTAAATCCTCATTTGAAGACACTGTATAAATGTGTGGTGAGTAAAGAATATTACAAACTTCTTTTGAATCATCAGTCAGATGAATAATTGAAGGACATCCAATAGCCTCTAATGCCATTGCCGCTTGTGTTGCAGTCCCTCCCATACCATATTTTGTTGAGAAAAATTTATCAATGATTTCGGTTTCTTCTATATCAACCTCACCACCAATTCCCTTTCCACAAAAATAAACGATAGTACAAATAAACTCCTGTACCGTCTTAATTACCTTTGAAGCTTTCATTGTACTTAAGTCGTCTCCTTGCATGTATTCATCCAGGAGCTTATTTAAAATATCTATTTGAAACTCACATATAATATCTAAATTACTTGTATATCCCATTGCTGGCATTTTCCCACTTGATTTACGTCTGTTTATGTTTTCATCCATTTTCTCAAAAAGTTCGGTATACTTATCTTCCATTTTCATTAATACACCCCTCAATATGTTATGGATATTTTTAAACTCTAATTTAGGGCTTATTAAATAGCGAAAAAAGCACAAGCGCTCATATAGTCTTTATTATTATCTAGTTTTTAACTGAGCCAGATGTCATCCCTGCAATAAAATATTTTTGGAAGATTAGAAATAAGATTAAGATGGGTAATGATCCTAGTATGCTCATAGCTAACATTTGATTCCACTCATAAGCATGCTGACCCATTAATAAGCTAATTCCTACTGGGACCGTACGGAACTCGTCTGTTTTAGTTAAAGCTAAGGCAAATAAATATTCATTCCACGCCAACATAAAGGTATACATTCCTACAGAAACTAAGCCTGGAAGCGATACTGGAATCAAAATAGACCAAAGTGCTCTAAGTCTAGACCCACCATCAATCATGACTGCTTCATCTAAATCTTTTGGTAAAGTATTAAGATATCCAGTCATCATTAAGACTGCATATGGTATTGTAAATAAAAGATAAGTTAATATTAATGCACCGTAGGAGTTATACAAATTAAGTGCTACAATCAAACTTAAATATGGTATTAATAAAGTAATAGGCGGTACTGCTTGAACACTTATAATAATTGTATTAATCACTTTTTTACCTGGATAATTAAACCTACTGAAGCTATACGCAGCTAGCAAACTTATAATTAAAGTCAATATTACTACCACAAAAGCAATTAAATAGCTATTAATGAAAAATCTAATTTTTGTTGGATCACTAAGAATCTCTACGTAAGCCTCAAATGTGAAATTTTTAGAAATCCATGTTGGTGGCCATCCAAAGATTTCTGAATTTGGCTTAAAGGAATTTAAAAGCATCCACAAAATTGGAAAACCAGAAAAGGTTGCTCCTACAGTTAATATAGCGATAGCTAATACTTTCATATACCACTTTTTTTCTCCAACCATCTTATCTCATCCCTCCCTTTGATGTCGCACATAAAAGATCGCTACTACTGTGCTTATGACTAGTAAAATTACTGCGCTAGTTGAAGCCAAAGAATATTGATACTGACTAAATCCTTGCTTATAAATAAACGTACTAAGGATCTCTGTCGCATCTATTGGTCCTCCACCAGTGGTCATCCAAATAAGTGCGAACTGTTGTATTGTCCATACAAAATCTAACAATATTAAACTAATTAATATTGGTTTTAACTGAGGAATGGTAATTTGGAAGAAACTCTGTATGCTGTTTGCGCCATCAATTGCAGCAGCCTCATAAAGTTCTGATTGTATTCCTTGAAGTCCAGCTAGAACACTTATCATAAAGAAAGGATAGCCCGCCCAAATATTGATCATTGTTACTGAAAATAACGCCCAATCTCTTGAGGCTAACCATTCTATGTGGGTACTAGTTAAATTTGATTCTACTAATATATAGTTAATAAAACCGTTTGGGTTTAATAACATCATCCATAGGACGGCTATAACAGATGCTGTGAACATCCAGGGTAAAGAGAACATTACTCTAAATAATGCTTTGGTTTTTGAACCGAGATATTTTGTGTTTAACACCATTGCAAATGTTATACCTAAAATCATATGTACAATTATGCTACCACCAACAAAGATAGTGGTATTCTTTACTGCTACCAAAAATGATTTATTCGTTAATAATTCTTTAAAATTTTCAAAACCTACAAATTCGGGATTTTTATTAATAATTACATTATCATAAAAAGAATAGCGTATAACCAAGAAGATAGGTATAACTAACAATACTACCATTAATATAACTACAGGTATAAGGTATACATATGGCTCAATTATTTTCTTAAATTGAGCTTTTCTATTATACTGCAACTTTTTTATCGTTCTAGTTTCAGTTTCAGTTTTCACCTACCATTACCACCCTTCTTAAAAAGGGATGCATGTCAAACATACATCCCGTTGATTTAACCAAGTTATTATTTAAATGCTTCTTCCCACTTTTTCTGCGTTTCTGCTAACATATCAGCTGTTGAACTTGTATCTCCATCTAAGTAAAGTTGTAGTTGTTCATCAAAGGTTCTCATTAACTCTTCTGAAGTAGGAAGTCCAGTAAATTCGTTGATCGCATAAGAGTCTTGATAGAGTTCATAAGCTTTTAAAAACAATTCATCTGCATCTGAATAATCAGGTTCTGCTTTTGTGTTTCCGGGGAAGGCGTTTGCATAAACAGCAATTTTCGCATTTACTTCAGGACTCATTAGATACTCAACAAACTTCATAGCCTCTGCTTTATGTTCGCTATTCTCTGAAATTCCAATGCCCCAATTCGCTACGTCCATGCCGCGTTTTCCGCTATAACCATCTTTAACTGGTATTGGAATAAAATCAACGTTTAAGTTGGGCGCTCCTTTTTTAATCGTCGTTAAGTGAGCTAGTGAATCAGTCATAAATGCTACACGACCATTTGTAAATTCTTCTACCATGGACGCTTCTTTCATAGCATATGCACCTGGAGCTACAACACCGGAATCAAATAATTCTTTTACAAATTCTACAGTAGCCGTTAAGTCTGGATTATTTGTCAAAGCTGGCTTTCCCTCGTTTAACATCGAACCACCAGAAGCCCATAACCAACTCATAAAATTGTTCTGAATACCACTTGGAGATTCAGTAGATAGCGGAATAGCCCATCCGGCCTTCCCTGTTGAATCATTAATTTCTTTAGTTACTTTAATAAATTCCGACCAGTTTTCAGGTACTTCCTCAATACCAGCCTCTTCTAAAATATCTAAATTCACATACATCGGATATGCAAAATTTGCCACAGGGATCATATAGGTATTTCCATCTACCTTAATTTGATCTGATAGTTGACTATCATCATATCCATCGGCTTCCATTAATTCTGTTAAATTTGCAATTGAGCCTTGCTTAGCAAAATCATATACCCAAGCGCCATCAAGACCAACAACATCTGCCATTGTTCCTGACGCTGCACCAGCTGCAATTTGTGTTTTTGTATCAGCATATGGATTACTTAAGAGTTCCACATTTATGCCCGTGTCAGCAGTGAATTCGTCGACGATTTCCTGAAGAACCCCATTCGGAAGTTCTACTCCCCACCACTGTTGGAACTCCAAAGTAATCTCTTCCCCAGAAGAGGAGGTTGTCTCATTTTGCCCTGCACATCCTCCAAGTGTAAGCAAAATCACCATCAATAAAATTGCTAGACTACCTTTATTAAGCGCTTTCAAATTATTATATAAATTTGACATTTTACATAAACCTCCCAATTATTTTGTTCTAGTGAAATACGTTAGGTAGATTTGGCAAATAATCTAGAAGTTATTTATTATGTGTGTGGTGGAAACGATTCTTACTTGTAGCCAAGGCGCTAAGAATAGGGGATTTTTCATAATCAAACTTATAATTGCGTTAATTGATATAAGTTAGCCTTACCTGCGGAACCGAACAAATGCATCTTATTCGTAATAGTCTCCATAGCCGCTCTGGTTGAACTTGGAAAAAGCGCATCCGGCTCGTAACTATTAGGATTGTTATCCAAAGTTTTGCGAAGTTCTGTAAAAAAAGCCCGCTTCATTTCACTGGAGAGATTAATCTTTCCAATACCGTACTTGGTAGATTCCCGGATATCCTCTTCAGAATTATCGGAACCTCCATGCAAGACAAGCGGAACATTCACCTTTTCTTTAATTTGGGACAAACGATCAATCTGGAGCTTAGGTCTCTTTGACTTTGGATATATTCCATGAGAAGTGCCAATTGCAATGGCAAGCGTATCTACATTCGTGCGTTCCACAAAGTCTTTCGCCTGGTCAGGATCCGTGTACAAAATTTCCTCGCTACTACCTTCTGAACTTGTGCCTGTATTTCCGATAGTTCCAAGTTCTCCTTCGACGGAAACATTTTGCGCGTGAGCAATTTTTACGGCAGCTCTAGTTATCTCTACATTCTCCTCATAAGGTAAATGTGATCCATCTATCATAATAGATGTAAATCCATTCCGAATAGCTCTAACAACATCATCAATATCCCGACCGTGATCAAGGTGTATTACGATCGGTACACTAGCACGTTGCGAAGCTTGAATACAATATGCGGCAAACTCGTCTCCCATGAGATCAATTTCATTTGGATGAATTTGAAGGATGGCAGGGGAGTTTTCTCTTTCTGCCGACTGAATTACAGCTTTTATAAATTCGCTATTGGCAATATTGAAGGACCCTACTGCAAACTTTTCTCTATACGCTACTCTAAGTAATTTTTCCATTGTCGTCAGCATATTTGCACCTTCTCCACTATAATTTTGTACAGGTTGTTATGAGTAACTTTCTCTGATTCCGCCTCCATTCCCCCTCCCTACTACGTCTTGTTTTTATAATTCAAGATTAAACGCACGATGTTTTTTTGTCAATAAAAAATATTCAAAATAAACAAAAAATAAACAATATTCATTTTTATTTTGTTTGTTTTTTGTTTATTTTGTTTATTTTCCTTGATTTATTCGTTTAAATCTTATATAAATAGAGATGTAAACGTAAACATAAAACGAACAATGAATGGGAGATAAACATGACTACTGAAGCACGCCAAAAAAAAATTACTGAATTAATAATAAAAAGAGGTAGCCTATCCGTTCAGGATTTGGTCGACGAATTTCAAGTATCAGACATGACCATTAGAAGAGATTTGAACAAATTAGAACAAAGTGGGATATTCGAGAGGTATCATGGGGGGATTCGTTATGTGAAGGACGAATCGCCCGTACTACGTGAGGCAAAATATAGAGACGAAAAGAAAAAAATTGCTACCCATTGTTTGGATCTTATATCCTCCAATGATACGATTTTTCTAGATTCTGGGACTACAGCTAATTATATTGCAACTGGATTGGCTGAATCGTTGCTTGAGAATGTTACTGTCCTCACGAACTCTCTCACTACATCCTACCCCCTCCGGTATGCGAAGAATATATCTTTATTTATGGCTGGCGGGGAGTTCCTCCAAAACTGCCAAGCTTTCTTTGGAAGCGAGGCAAGATCATTCTTTGATAGTTTATACGTTAATAAAGCGTTTATTGGGACTAGTGGTGTGACCGAAGAAGGCTTTAGTGTATTCCACTTTTCCGACGCTGAAATTAAACAAACTATGATTAAGTCCAGCAAGGTATCTTACCTTATAGCCGATGCATCCAAGTTTGGTAAACGCTCTATGAATCTTTATGCCCCCCTCGAAAGCGTCGATAGAATCGTAACAGATGATAGCTTATCAGACTACTGGGTATCCCTAGTTCAAAACAAGGGTGTAAAAATGACTCGAGTTTAATTAAAAATGTAGGAAATTTTGCTATTAGATCGAAAGTCTGAATATTTCGTTACATGAACTTAAAGTCTAATCGATTTTATATAAACTGCAGAGAAATAAAAACATCATGGAAGCTAAACACCCAATCCTAAGGATCGAGGCTCTTAAATAGAGAGGTGGTGATGCATTTTAGTACCTTGACTCGTTTTCAGTAATTAAGTGGTAAACCTAGTCAAACCTATTCATAAATTTTCTAAAAGGGAGAGATTATCTTTATGTTAATTACAATGAAAGAATTATTGACTGTTGCCAAAGAAAATCAATTTGCAGTAGGAGCGTTTAATGTTGCAGATAGTACATTTCTAAGAGCTGTTGTTGAAGAGGCTGAACAATTAAATTCTCCAGCTATCATTGCCATACATCCTTCTGAACATGAATTTTTAACAGATGAATTTTTCTCTTATGTTAAACACCGTGTATATGAAAGCAAAGTTCCATTTGTGCTACACCTAGATCATGGTAGTTCCATGGAAGAAGTATTAAGAGCCATTCGCTGTGGATTTACTTCAGTAATGATCGATGGGTCTTTGCTTCCATATGAGGAAAATGTCAGTATAACTAAGAAAGTCGTTGAAAT contains:
- a CDS encoding oligosaccharide flippase family protein, with protein sequence MGTVKRNSIIKNILHLFYSTVFASGLNAISLIVLASYLESYHYGLFSVVLAFAMIMGYFTDAGLSRIVVREGSANIANIPVVITSYLKLRLLLLGGTLIIGFGIIHLFYSDHPELVQAAYYLLIPMVSGLTLQSIGTAYFQVIEKMHLTGLIRITSSILLVSVVLLGMLFSINPVFIYTLYGCSYLIAGLFALYLVWKNMTFVFRSSFHKGLLKEIWPFTIAGFLFVLTPQLGPILLEQTISLAQVGLFAVAYRIPQALQQVPFVIAGAYYPVMYRQFHEGNIKAHTRLNVMQIKMMSIMGMMMAFPLFFLSDIIVELLFGPSWLPASEPLKVLAIMLALQSMNIALADGLTTQAMQYKRTIVQGVALVCGGVLYIVLSRGYGILGAAYAGLLLETISFIGYISCTPKRVTLLKKAVVPYASLFLCSLLIINKLLSAMPIVATLIGFFILIGLVLLDKDLSRKIIEQVRGKQLMKRQAAKEVKHG
- a CDS encoding CpsD/CapB family tyrosine-protein kinase; amino-acid sequence: MPNQTLVTESIQKNKHFHSQMDALCSKIEQTLTRQSLILMVTSPGKERSRSIVTSEVAKAMADRGKNVLLVDSDFECPTVHEWFRMPSQTGLADLLLRGIPSEQLTRQTGVEGLSLLAAGSEGEVAGRRLSKNYEKELTKWRTMYDLVLIQTPPHSPPLSILLTTCDGALLMVKEKKDKMEEIKHIVEAYKKADKPIVGVIYQKT
- a CDS encoding Wzz/FepE/Etk N-terminal domain-containing protein; translation: MDERMDLKRFLSIMKKRFLTILVTAIVFFGISAVATLYFIEPTYEAQEFIFIGSLNDEETVADTQRVSRLMASSMDLISSSVVFDQVKRDMKVTEEDLSESIAVTNSQNSQIITISVQDLDPDRAKLIAQATATASVDKMGELLNIRDVEVLSKNDSGSKEVGSSTLNMAIGLTVGLLVGIGLAMLRDYFDDTLQDAKEIEWSLGLPVIGELTLNDKKYARLNRKMRRKREVFNKKGGKIHAQSNTSN
- a CDS encoding acetyltransferase; translation: MKKIVIIGHGGHSKVIQDIVLMSKELKLVAILDDRYEEVTIRNGVSYGPIRYGMELSLEGDTFFIIGIGDNESRKSVVHKLALPKERYITLIHESAIVSPKASIGLGTVIMARSVVQADSTIGSHAILNTGSIVEHDNVIGDYAHISPGSTLTGNVTIGEGTHIGAGTVIVPSCTVGSWCIIGAGSTVTREILDGQKAYGTPARVVT
- a CDS encoding glycoside hydrolase family 140 protein; the encoded protein is MNLLPSLSSSQWIKHSTAQIQNSGVNEITISAVAQWHVCDIVVPVQGNTEYSFSIDRSSNGTVFIFERSNGVETYLSGGSNETFTTKGTTDSLRIGLSNGTLTSGAFVFRNPFLEQVGAEQDLLPDLSDGMWVNNSPQQISVTGQDQITIQADAPWRVYDLVFPVTANQLYRFSVENLNNGTVFIFERNQSGTEGFLTGSSSGEFTTKSSTRSLRIGLSNGTSTGTFVFRNPMLTTTGSTNPDPPDPPTEIEPFRHGDLKVSSNGHYLIHEDGTPFFYMADTAWELFGRTTREQAERYLDNRKQKGFNAVQAVVVTQFERFNTAPNIYGNKAILNNNLYQPNEAYYQHVDWIVDKAKEKGIYIVMLTMWGSAELEGESRGFPNPMFNPATNNQGLQEAKNKAYFHGNFLGKRYKDKDNIIWMLGGDGDPAVPGSFDYISIYQTMAQGIVDGDGGRFLRTYHPRSQSSKYLHTTTLANGIPMINFNSNQTNQVFDSPNYQPILRDWQLTPPKPTLDAENRYEDIPNNFNTSNPRLTDFDVRQAQYWALFSGAFGITYGHNDIWQMYVQSLYPPWIGANTNWFDALDSPGAMQMAYLKRLMVSRPLLERVPDQGILSTNQQGGAYQVATRAADGSYVFVYSPYGGSIAVKMDKVSGGTAKAYWFNPRNGTTTSAGSFATTGVRTFTAPTSGRRNDWVLMLDDATKNFPTP
- a CDS encoding ADP-dependent glucokinase/phosphofructokinase produces the protein MKMEDKYTELFEKMDENINRRKSSGKMPAMGYTSNLDIICEFQIDILNKLLDEYMQGDDLSTMKASKVIKTVQEFICTIVYFCGKGIGGEVDIEETEIIDKFFSTKYGMGGTATQAAMALEAIGCPSIIHLTDDSKEVCNILYSPHIYTVSSNEDLIHTNQVTSKAKQEIHYIIQFKKGDVIRLLDQELVIPVSNRLILTKITVNETVPFSKPYFNYIERNAKDISSNVLSSFNAIKDKEVLQERLEFVKRHIKKYKAINESGVVFFEDAHYHSNNIKKFCMETIYSEVDIVCMNEEELAHILAMYNFPINVDNIISCVEGIKYIKENFKINQGVIVHTKDYSMYVGDKLEVDIENGLIYGNMLATTKAMVGSYGTKKQISKLLELPLSKIGMYNKKIVAESNYASETIIVPTKYIDKPKYTIGLGDSFVAGVQICFM
- a CDS encoding carbohydrate ABC transporter permease, whose translation is MVGEKKWYMKVLAIAILTVGATFSGFPILWMLLNSFKPNSEIFGWPPTWISKNFTFEAYVEILSDPTKIRFFINSYLIAFVVVILTLIISLLAAYSFSRFNYPGKKVINTIIISVQAVPPITLLIPYLSLIVALNLYNSYGALILTYLLFTIPYAVLMMTGYLNTLPKDLDEAVMIDGGSRLRALWSILIPVSLPGLVSVGMYTFMLAWNEYLFALALTKTDEFRTVPVGISLLMGQHAYEWNQMLAMSILGSLPILILFLIFQKYFIAGMTSGSVKN